The Streptomyces spororaveus genome includes a region encoding these proteins:
- a CDS encoding cytosine permease: MPIEQRGVDTIPEDERTSGPRDLISILLGSNLCLGVIVFGWLPPSFGLGLWPSVTAIVTGTLVGIAFTAPLALVSLRTATNLSTSSGAQFGVRGRLVGSVVGLLLSLGYTALTLWIGGDVMVGVLARLTGLPDTGATRGLMYGVLAACTVVAAVFGYRLLLRMSKILAIGMVVLLAVGVFAYSGDFTGAAPPETAYLLGSFWPTWILAAVAAGLSGPVAFITLLGDYTRYISPRRHSSRTVLWATGFGLLFGLLIPQLFGTYTALAARAGAEYAGPLVAASPVWYLVPLLCAAAAGSVGNAGLMLYSMGLDLDAIVPKATRTTATLVAAAVATAFVFIGSFEWDVQSAMTSFVLVLTAIGTPWAVITLIGYVRCRGRYDADALQVFNRRSVGGIYWYRSGWNVAATASWAIGAAVGLLAVTTPFYEGPLLALTGGVDCSFVLSGLTGGLVYTALTTRRSPAPSPVPAATAEEPANA; encoded by the coding sequence ATGCCCATCGAACAGCGCGGAGTCGACACCATCCCCGAGGACGAGCGGACGAGTGGTCCCCGTGACCTGATCTCGATCCTTCTCGGCTCCAACCTCTGCCTCGGTGTGATCGTCTTCGGCTGGCTGCCCCCGTCCTTCGGACTGGGCCTGTGGCCCTCGGTCACCGCCATCGTGACCGGCACGCTCGTCGGTATCGCCTTCACCGCGCCGCTGGCGCTCGTATCCCTGCGCACCGCCACCAACCTCTCGACCTCCAGCGGCGCGCAGTTCGGCGTCCGCGGCCGGCTCGTGGGCTCGGTGGTGGGCCTGCTGCTCTCGCTCGGTTACACGGCACTCACCCTGTGGATCGGCGGCGACGTGATGGTGGGCGTCCTCGCGCGGCTCACCGGGCTCCCGGACACCGGCGCCACGCGCGGCCTGATGTACGGCGTGCTCGCCGCGTGTACCGTCGTCGCGGCCGTCTTCGGTTACCGGCTGCTGCTGCGCATGAGCAAGATCCTGGCCATCGGCATGGTGGTGCTGCTGGCCGTCGGCGTCTTCGCCTACTCCGGGGACTTCACCGGCGCCGCCCCGCCGGAGACCGCGTACCTGCTCGGCTCCTTCTGGCCGACCTGGATCCTCGCCGCCGTCGCCGCCGGGCTGAGCGGCCCGGTCGCCTTCATCACCCTGCTCGGCGACTACACCCGCTACATCTCCCCGCGCCGGCACAGCTCCCGCACGGTGCTCTGGGCCACCGGCTTCGGACTGCTCTTCGGCCTGCTGATCCCGCAGCTCTTCGGCACCTACACGGCGCTCGCCGCCCGGGCCGGAGCCGAGTACGCCGGTCCGCTGGTCGCGGCCTCACCCGTCTGGTACCTGGTTCCGCTGCTCTGCGCCGCCGCGGCCGGTTCGGTCGGCAACGCCGGGCTGATGCTCTACTCGATGGGCCTCGACCTCGACGCGATCGTGCCCAAGGCCACCCGGACCACGGCCACCCTGGTCGCCGCGGCCGTCGCCACCGCCTTCGTGTTCATCGGCTCCTTCGAGTGGGACGTACAGTCCGCGATGACCTCGTTCGTGCTGGTGCTGACCGCGATCGGCACCCCGTGGGCCGTGATCACCCTCATCGGGTACGTGCGCTGCCGCGGGCGCTACGACGCCGACGCGCTCCAGGTCTTCAACCGCCGGTCGGTGGGCGGGATCTACTGGTACCGCTCCGGCTGGAACGTCGCCGCCACCGCCTCCTGGGCGATCGGCGCCGCCGTCGGCCTGCTCGCCGTGACCACGCCCTTCTACGAGGGCCCGCTGCTCGCCCTCACCGGCGGAGTGGACTGCTCCTTCGTCCTCTCCGGCCTGACGGGCGGACTCGTCTACACCGCGCTCACCACCCGCCGCTCCCCCGCCCCGTCCCCGGTGCCCGCCGCCACCGCCGAGGAACCGGCGAACGCCTGA
- a CDS encoding branched-chain amino acid aminotransferase, with product MTTPTIELKPSSNPLSDAEREAILASPGFGRHFTDHMVTIKWTEGRGWHDAELVPYAPLSIDPANMTLHYAQTIFEGLKAYRQPDGTVATFRPEANAARFQSSARRMAMPELPTELFIEACDALIKQDRAWVPDSGEASLYLRPFMFASEVGLGVRPANEFLFIVIASPAGAYFPGGVKPVSVWLSEDYVRAVKGGTGAAKTGGNYAASLVAQAQAASHGCDQVVWLDAVEHRWIEEMGGMNLYFVYGDRIVTPELTGSLLPGITRDSLLTIARDLGYTAEEGRLTTEDWQRDNENGTLTEVFACGTAAVITPVGSVKSERANWTQGDGEPGQVTMRLRKALLELQTGHSADTHGWMHPLG from the coding sequence ATGACGACGCCCACGATCGAGCTCAAGCCCTCCTCGAACCCGCTGTCCGATGCGGAGCGCGAGGCGATCCTGGCCAGCCCCGGCTTCGGCCGCCACTTCACCGACCACATGGTGACGATCAAGTGGACCGAGGGCCGCGGCTGGCACGATGCCGAGCTGGTCCCGTACGCGCCGCTCTCGATCGACCCGGCGAACATGACGCTGCACTACGCGCAGACGATCTTCGAGGGCCTCAAGGCCTACCGCCAGCCCGACGGCACCGTGGCCACCTTCCGCCCCGAGGCCAACGCCGCGCGCTTCCAGTCCTCCGCGCGCCGCATGGCCATGCCCGAGCTGCCGACCGAGCTCTTCATCGAGGCCTGCGACGCGCTGATCAAGCAGGACCGCGCCTGGGTGCCGGACTCCGGCGAGGCCTCTCTCTACCTGCGGCCCTTCATGTTCGCCTCCGAGGTCGGCCTCGGCGTCCGCCCGGCGAACGAGTTCCTCTTCATCGTCATCGCCTCGCCCGCCGGCGCGTACTTCCCCGGTGGCGTCAAGCCCGTCTCCGTCTGGCTCTCCGAGGACTACGTCCGCGCGGTCAAGGGCGGCACCGGCGCGGCCAAGACCGGCGGCAACTACGCGGCCTCGCTCGTCGCGCAGGCCCAGGCGGCCTCGCACGGCTGCGACCAGGTGGTCTGGCTCGACGCCGTCGAGCACCGCTGGATCGAGGAGATGGGCGGGATGAACCTGTACTTCGTGTACGGCGACCGCATCGTCACCCCGGAGCTCACCGGCTCGCTCCTTCCCGGCATCACCCGCGACTCGCTCCTCACCATCGCCCGCGACCTCGGCTACACCGCCGAGGAGGGCCGCCTGACCACCGAGGACTGGCAGCGCGACAACGAGAACGGCACCCTCACCGAGGTGTTCGCCTGCGGCACCGCCGCCGTCATCACCCCGGTCGGCTCGGTCAAGTCCGAGCGCGCCAACTGGACCCAGGGCGACGGCGAGCCCGGCCAGGTCACCATGCGCCTGCGCAAGGCGCTGCTGGAACTCCAGACCGGCCACAGCGCCGACACCCACGGCTGGATGCACCCGCTGGGCTAG
- a CDS encoding 3-isopropylmalate dehydrogenase, whose amino-acid sequence MSTSINLAVIPGDGIGQEVVAQGLKVLTAVLPQDVKLETRQYDLGAQRWHRTGETLPDAELEALKHHDAILLGAIGDPSVPSGVLERGLLLKLRFAFDHFINLRPSKLFPNTATPLAGRPEIDFVVVREGTEGPYTGNGGSLRTGTPAEVATEVSINTAYGVERVVRDAYERANARPRKKLTLVHKNNVLVYAGHMWKNIFDKVGQEYPEVTTDYLHVDAATIFFVTQPERFDVIVTDNLFGDILTDLAAAVTGGIGLAASGNINPTGAFPSMFEPVHGSAPDIAGTGKADPTATILSVALLLRHLGYEAQAVRIEDAVSADLAERDGTFRSTDAIGDALAARVAG is encoded by the coding sequence ATGTCGACCAGCATCAATCTCGCAGTGATCCCCGGTGATGGCATCGGCCAGGAAGTCGTGGCTCAGGGACTCAAGGTCCTTACCGCGGTCCTGCCTCAGGATGTGAAGCTGGAGACCAGGCAATACGATCTCGGCGCCCAGCGCTGGCACCGCACCGGTGAGACCCTCCCGGACGCGGAACTCGAAGCCCTCAAGCACCACGACGCGATCCTGCTCGGTGCCATCGGCGACCCCTCGGTCCCGTCCGGCGTGCTGGAGCGCGGTCTGCTGCTGAAGCTCCGCTTCGCCTTCGACCACTTCATCAACCTGCGCCCGTCGAAGCTGTTCCCGAACACGGCCACCCCGCTCGCCGGCCGCCCGGAGATCGACTTCGTCGTGGTCCGCGAGGGCACCGAGGGTCCGTACACCGGCAACGGCGGCAGCCTGCGCACCGGCACCCCCGCCGAGGTGGCCACCGAGGTCAGCATCAACACCGCGTACGGCGTCGAGCGCGTCGTCCGGGACGCGTACGAGCGGGCGAACGCCCGCCCCCGCAAGAAGCTGACGCTGGTTCACAAGAACAACGTCCTCGTGTACGCGGGCCACATGTGGAAGAACATCTTCGACAAGGTCGGCCAGGAGTACCCCGAGGTCACCACCGATTACCTGCACGTCGACGCCGCGACGATCTTCTTCGTCACGCAGCCCGAGCGCTTCGACGTCATCGTCACGGACAACCTCTTCGGTGACATCCTCACCGACCTGGCCGCCGCCGTGACCGGCGGGATCGGCCTCGCCGCCTCCGGGAACATCAACCCGACCGGCGCCTTCCCGTCCATGTTCGAGCCCGTCCACGGCTCGGCTCCGGACATCGCCGGCACCGGCAAGGCGGACCCGACCGCGACGATCCTCTCCGTCGCCCTCCTCCTGCGTCACCTGGGCTACGAGGCCCAGGCCGTCCGCATCGAGGACGCGGTCTCCGCCGACCTGGCGGAACGCGACGGAACCTTCCGCTCCACCGACGCGATCGGCGACGCCCTCGCCGCGCGAGTAGCCGGCTGA
- a CDS encoding LysR family transcriptional regulator: protein MAGSTAELLPQELRILAAVADSGGFSAAAAALGLTQSAVSHSVRGSEAKVGAVLFERGRAGATPTPAGERAVALARRILRMYEVLGAEVRGASRGAVEGVLRIAAFRSAALHLLPPALERLTARHPGIRPEIRVVREIGAGTAGEVAAGRADLGIATLGGSHDVAPGLLTGVLTQEAYRLVHPAGHPDPKGLPLMDWDENCGSYTRAWWRAQDWIPRATVKAEDDAMVLTMVGRGLGMAIMPELSLREAGEAVDITDLGPGGPVRQVGYVTTPESAATLAVRALIRELRSEKG from the coding sequence ATGGCGGGAAGTACTGCCGAACTCCTGCCCCAGGAACTGCGGATCCTCGCCGCCGTCGCCGACAGCGGCGGCTTCTCCGCCGCCGCGGCCGCGCTCGGCCTCACCCAGTCGGCCGTATCCCACTCGGTGCGCGGCAGTGAGGCCAAGGTCGGCGCGGTGCTCTTCGAGCGCGGCCGTGCCGGGGCCACGCCCACCCCGGCGGGGGAGCGGGCCGTCGCCCTCGCCCGCCGGATCCTGCGGATGTACGAGGTCCTCGGCGCGGAGGTCCGGGGCGCGAGCCGGGGCGCGGTGGAGGGGGTGCTGCGGATCGCCGCGTTCCGCAGCGCGGCCCTGCACCTGCTGCCGCCCGCGCTGGAGCGGCTCACGGCCCGGCACCCGGGGATCCGCCCCGAGATCCGGGTGGTGCGCGAGATCGGGGCCGGCACGGCCGGGGAGGTGGCGGCGGGCCGCGCCGACCTGGGCATCGCCACGCTGGGCGGCTCGCACGACGTGGCCCCCGGCCTGCTGACCGGAGTGCTCACGCAGGAGGCGTACCGGCTGGTCCACCCGGCCGGACATCCGGACCCGAAGGGGCTGCCGCTGATGGACTGGGACGAGAACTGCGGCTCCTACACCCGCGCCTGGTGGCGGGCCCAGGACTGGATTCCGCGGGCGACCGTCAAGGCGGAGGACGACGCGATGGTGCTGACCATGGTCGGCCGGGGGCTCGGCATGGCGATCATGCCCGAGCTGTCCCTGAGGGAGGCGGGCGAGGCGGTGGACATCACCGATCTGGGCCCTGGGGGACCGGTGAGACAGGTGGGATACGTCACTACGCCGGAATCGGCAGCAACTCTGGCCGTACGGGCTCTGATCAGGGAACTTCGCTCCGAGAAGGGCTGA
- a CDS encoding NADP-dependent oxidoreductase has protein sequence MTTNTAFAVHQSARPTGFPTTGDFTCAAFPVPRPGPGTALVENLLLSVDPYHRGMMDGGEGGFELNTPLEGRSVGRVIASRDPGLREGDLVFHRAGWRTHALVTLGVDGTRKLRGHAGVPLEAYLSILGGTGLTAYAALTRTAALRGGEDLFVSAAAGGVGTATGHIARLLGARRIIGSAGSAAKVRHLTGVLGFDAAFDYHDGPVGEQLAQAAPDGIDVYVDNVGGDHLEGAIDSLREYGRVAWVGAMSMYNGDRSPAAPRNLFEVVHKSLRLEGVLVRNHTNLQDELEDFLVPHLRSGRIGTDTTVVQGFDRTVEAFLGMLRGDNLGKMLVRIDS, from the coding sequence ATGACCACGAACACCGCCTTCGCCGTCCATCAGAGCGCCCGCCCCACCGGCTTCCCCACCACCGGGGACTTCACCTGTGCCGCCTTCCCCGTCCCGCGACCGGGGCCCGGCACCGCGCTCGTCGAGAACCTCCTGCTCTCGGTGGACCCGTACCACCGGGGCATGATGGACGGCGGGGAAGGCGGCTTCGAGCTGAACACCCCGCTGGAGGGCCGCTCGGTGGGCCGGGTGATCGCCTCCCGCGACCCCGGGCTGCGCGAGGGAGACCTGGTCTTCCACCGCGCGGGCTGGCGGACCCACGCCCTGGTCACCCTCGGGGTGGACGGGACGCGCAAGCTGCGGGGCCACGCCGGCGTCCCGCTGGAGGCGTACCTCTCGATCCTGGGCGGCACCGGCCTGACCGCGTACGCCGCCCTCACCCGGACGGCCGCCCTGCGCGGCGGCGAGGACCTCTTCGTGTCCGCCGCCGCGGGCGGGGTCGGCACCGCCACCGGCCACATCGCCCGACTGCTGGGCGCCCGGCGGATCATCGGCAGCGCCGGCTCCGCGGCCAAGGTCCGCCACCTCACCGGGGTGCTCGGCTTCGACGCCGCCTTCGACTACCACGACGGGCCGGTCGGCGAGCAGCTCGCGCAGGCCGCGCCGGACGGTATCGACGTCTACGTGGACAACGTCGGCGGGGACCACCTGGAGGGCGCGATCGACTCGCTGCGTGAGTACGGTCGGGTCGCCTGGGTCGGCGCGATGTCGATGTACAACGGCGACCGCTCGCCGGCCGCGCCCCGCAACCTCTTCGAGGTCGTACACAAGTCCCTTCGCCTGGAAGGGGTATTGGTTCGCAATCACACCAATCTGCAGGACGAGCTGGAGGACTTTCTCGTTCCCCATCTGCGCAGCGGCCGGATCGGCACCGATACCACTGTTGTCCAGGGATTCGACCGGACGGTGGAGGCCTTCCTGGGCATGCTCCGCGGGGACAATCTGGGCAAGATGCTGGTCCGGATCGACAGCTGA
- a CDS encoding phosphocholine-specific phospholipase C: MTPISRRGFVGIGAGLVAGATLPAVTPTTAAAAAATGTLTDVKHVVILMQENRSFDHYFGRLKGVRGFGDRAAGNIPGGWGMFNQPNWGGRQYPWKLSATPPAGGADSETLAQCTGDLPHSWTSQHAAWNKGRMDNWVTGVGNVRTLGHLDRKDIPFHYALADSYTICDAYFCSALSATGPNRTFLWSGAIDATSKDGGDESGLTWETYAEALQRAGMSWKVYQNAQDNYGDNGLAYFKNFTDAAPGNPLWDRGMGSVPRVTGSTPDDIAAAIRADVVAGTLPQVSWVVASEAFSEHPYAPPGDGAHFVDLVYRALAANPEVFDSTVLFLNYDENDGFFDHVPPPVAPPGTPGEYLDGLPIGLGFRVPMLVMSPWTRGGWVSSEVFDHTSVLRFMETWTAALGTPAVCPNISAWRRRVVGDLTGVFDFAHPVYGVPAGLPSTAKVIGQGTCGPLPNPVPQDNALPAQEPGTRPARALPYQVNGNLDRFEFGPVGQITAWFSMANQGDRAKRPAHFSIHPHQHRDTAAWQYTVDPGATSTDYFHIGLGNGSGKYDISMHGPNRFLRRFIGDASKPGKDIEVAARFAIEPGTGKQAVYFRMKNSSGSPVTFTIRANAYRTDGPWTYTVPANSSREDFFNAVAYSKGWYDFTILADSDGTWSRRYTGHIETGTASVSG, from the coding sequence GTGACACCGATCAGCCGCAGAGGTTTCGTGGGAATCGGCGCCGGGCTCGTGGCGGGCGCCACCCTGCCCGCGGTCACGCCGACGACGGCGGCCGCGGCCGCCGCGACCGGCACCCTCACCGATGTGAAGCACGTGGTGATCCTGATGCAGGAGAACCGCAGCTTCGACCACTACTTCGGCAGGCTGAAGGGCGTTCGCGGGTTCGGCGACCGCGCCGCCGGCAACATCCCGGGCGGCTGGGGCATGTTCAACCAGCCCAACTGGGGCGGTCGCCAGTACCCGTGGAAGCTGTCCGCCACCCCGCCGGCGGGCGGGGCGGACAGCGAGACCCTGGCCCAGTGCACGGGCGACCTCCCGCACAGCTGGACCTCGCAGCACGCGGCATGGAACAAGGGCCGGATGGACAACTGGGTCACCGGCGTCGGCAACGTCCGGACCCTCGGCCACCTGGACCGCAAGGACATCCCCTTCCACTACGCCCTCGCCGACAGCTACACGATCTGCGACGCGTACTTCTGCTCGGCCCTCAGCGCGACCGGCCCGAACCGCACGTTCCTGTGGAGCGGCGCGATCGACGCCACCAGCAAGGACGGCGGCGACGAGTCGGGGCTGACCTGGGAGACGTACGCGGAGGCCCTCCAGCGCGCCGGCATGAGCTGGAAGGTGTACCAGAACGCCCAGGACAACTACGGCGACAACGGCCTCGCCTACTTCAAGAACTTCACCGACGCGGCCCCGGGGAACCCGCTGTGGGACCGGGGCATGGGCTCGGTCCCCAGGGTCACGGGCTCCACCCCGGACGACATCGCCGCCGCGATACGCGCCGACGTCGTGGCGGGCACCCTCCCCCAGGTGTCCTGGGTCGTGGCCAGCGAGGCCTTCTCGGAGCACCCCTACGCCCCGCCCGGCGACGGCGCGCACTTCGTGGACCTGGTCTACCGGGCGCTCGCCGCGAACCCGGAGGTCTTCGACTCGACCGTCCTGTTCCTCAACTACGACGAGAACGACGGCTTCTTCGACCACGTGCCCCCGCCGGTCGCCCCGCCCGGAACCCCCGGCGAGTACCTGGACGGCCTCCCGATCGGCCTCGGTTTCCGGGTCCCCATGCTGGTCATGTCCCCGTGGACGCGCGGCGGCTGGGTCAGCTCGGAGGTCTTCGACCACACCTCGGTGCTCCGCTTCATGGAGACCTGGACGGCCGCCCTCGGCACCCCCGCGGTCTGCCCCAACATCAGCGCCTGGCGCCGCAGGGTGGTGGGCGACCTGACCGGCGTCTTCGACTTCGCCCACCCGGTCTACGGGGTCCCCGCGGGCCTGCCGTCGACCGCGAAGGTGATCGGCCAGGGAACCTGCGGCCCGCTGCCCAACCCGGTACCGCAGGACAACGCCCTCCCGGCCCAGGAGCCCGGCACCCGCCCGGCGCGGGCCCTCCCGTACCAGGTCAACGGCAACCTCGACCGCTTCGAGTTCGGACCGGTCGGCCAGATCACGGCCTGGTTCTCCATGGCCAACCAGGGCGACCGCGCCAAGCGGCCGGCGCACTTCTCGATCCACCCGCACCAGCACCGGGACACCGCGGCCTGGCAGTACACGGTGGACCCGGGCGCCACGTCGACGGACTACTTCCACATCGGGCTGGGGAACGGCTCCGGCAAGTACGACATCTCGATGCACGGGCCGAACCGCTTCCTGCGCCGTTTCATCGGCGACGCGTCGAAGCCGGGCAAGGACATCGAGGTGGCGGCCCGCTTCGCGATCGAGCCGGGCACCGGCAAGCAGGCGGTCTACTTCAGGATGAAGAACTCCTCCGGCTCCCCCGTCACCTTCACGATCCGCGCGAACGCCTACCGCACGGACGGCCCGTGGACCTACACGGTCCCGGCGAACTCCTCCCGCGAGGACTTCTTCAACGCCGTCGCCTACAGCAAGGGCTGGTACGACTTCACGATCCTGGCCGACTCCGACGGCACCTGGTCGCGCCGCTACACGGGCCACATCGAGACGGGCACGGCGAGCGTCTCGGGCTAG
- a CDS encoding alpha/beta fold hydrolase, giving the protein MPRIELSSGPIDYQDTGGEGPVLVFGHGLPMNETQWRKVVPRLGGYRCVLPTLPLGGHRLPMNPDADLSQRGVALLLGEFIEELGLEQVTLVLNDWGGGQFLVSEGRAQRIARLVLVACEAFDNFPPGPAKAMAQVCRVPGGVWLLTRLMSIPAFRHNRGGYGGMSLRGIPDEVMDDWFAPATRSRAVRRDFAKFATGAPDRRTLLDWSERLSDFDRPVLVVWATEDRLMPREHGPRLAGLYPQGRLIEIADSSTLIPEDQPERLAEVLTDFLVQTGAEPVRQAD; this is encoded by the coding sequence ATGCCGAGGATCGAGCTGTCGTCCGGACCGATCGACTACCAGGACACCGGCGGTGAAGGGCCTGTGCTGGTGTTCGGTCACGGCCTGCCGATGAACGAGACCCAGTGGCGCAAGGTTGTCCCGCGACTGGGTGGATACCGCTGCGTCCTGCCCACGCTGCCGCTCGGCGGTCACCGTCTCCCGATGAACCCGGACGCCGACCTGTCCCAGCGCGGTGTCGCCCTGCTCCTGGGCGAGTTCATCGAGGAACTCGGTCTGGAGCAGGTGACCCTCGTGCTCAACGACTGGGGCGGGGGCCAGTTCCTGGTGTCGGAAGGGCGGGCCCAGCGGATCGCGCGCCTGGTGCTGGTGGCCTGCGAAGCCTTCGACAACTTTCCCCCGGGGCCGGCCAAGGCCATGGCTCAGGTGTGCAGGGTTCCCGGCGGCGTCTGGCTCCTGACGCGGCTCATGAGCATTCCCGCGTTCCGCCACAACCGGGGCGGGTACGGCGGGATGAGCCTGCGTGGGATCCCCGACGAGGTCATGGACGACTGGTTCGCTCCTGCTACTCGAAGCAGGGCCGTTCGCAGGGACTTCGCGAAGTTCGCCACCGGGGCACCAGACCGTAGGACCCTGCTGGACTGGAGCGAGCGGCTGAGCGACTTCGACCGCCCGGTACTGGTCGTCTGGGCCACCGAGGACCGGCTGATGCCGCGTGAGCACGGTCCCCGGCTGGCCGGACTGTACCCGCAGGGCCGGCTGATCGAGATCGCCGACTCGTCCACCCTCATCCCTGAGGACCAGCCCGAACGGCTCGCCGAAGTGCTCACCGACTTCCTGGTCCAAACCGGGGCAGAGCCGGTCCGGCAGGCCGACTGA